DNA sequence from the Callospermophilus lateralis isolate mCalLat2 chromosome 2, mCalLat2.hap1, whole genome shotgun sequence genome:
CTTTTtaggtttaaaaaatatatatctatatatatatatataaaatatgatatatataattatatatactaaTTATATATTAAGATGCTTAATCATAGAATTAGCACAATTCTTATTTCCTTCTACCTCCCCCAGAATTATCTAAAATGAATCCTATAAAAAGCCTCTCCTAATACCCCACCAGAATGAAATTCTATGTTTCCCTATGGTGTGTAGTCTCTATAATCACCCTTTTTATGTTAGTAAACCCAATTTTGACTATCAATGTGTTTCTGGTAGTCTTTGACAGATGGATATCAACAAGTACTTATTAatgttaaatacttttaaaacatGTTATTTAAATCTTGAAACCATTCTGTAACAGGTGTTATCATTTGTCCtatcttacagatgaggaaagtcACTTATGTGACATGGAAGATCACATAGCTAGGAAGTAAAGCTGGTGTTCAAATTGAAGTCAGAATGACTAAACCAAATTTAAGACATTAACCAGTTTTTGATTGCTTCCATaaaatggtagaacacttgaaaTTGCCTGGTGACCTAAAAGGGGGTAATAGGTTCTTAAAAGTGACTTGGGTGAGCTGGATGATATAGCTGggaatacaaacaaaaataggATGAGAGCACACAGAAAAGTATGGGTAttcacttttcctttttccttgcttccaaaggtgattatcgagatgatcatgtatTTTCCCTCTACTTCATGATACCCTTTTTTTTCACCACCTTGGGATTATTCTATCATAACTGGTAAGTAGCCTGGTGGATAAGGAAGACAACTATCTGAACACCTGGCAAAGATAGTCCTGATAACAACCTAGCTCTTAATGGAGAGGCTAAATCTATGCATACCTTCATTGACTGTTTTCTGGGTCTTCAGATAGTAGCATTCTGTCACTTTTCCCCGTGTTGCTTAAAAAGCTGTGGCTTTGGCACATGCCagtcaagtactctaccactgagctacacagccTGATAGTATTCTGAAATTATTCTCTGCTGAGTATAAGTTGGGGATGTATGCTATGGAGCCcccaggaatagatgaattcaggGCCTTGGGTCTTGTAGAGTGGCTGTGACAACTATAGCCTCCTCTCAAAACTAGGGTCAGGGTGAGCTCACTGCTGAGAGTGTGTGATGTGGGAGAGAGTATTGGTAATGTCTCTTGCCACTGGTTCAGATGTTCTTTCCTACACAGGTATCCATCACGAGTATTTGTGGGAGATaccttctgctactttgctggcaTGACCTTTGCCGTGGTGGGCATCTTGGGACACTTCAGCAAGACCATGCTACTCTTCTTCATGCCACAGGTGTTCAACTTCCTCTATTCACTGCCTCAGCTCCTGCATatcatcccctgccctcgtcaccGTATACCCAGGTAGCCACTTTGGGGCATCATAGCTTTTCACTTGGGATATCTAAAGCCAGCCTATATATTTGCTTTGTAGGCTCCAAGGAAGAGCTAACTCTTCCCTTGTAGGTAGCCATTTATAATTTACAAAGCATATTTACTTGCAtcatttcatttaaagttcattgcagttctgaTCATACAGCAGAGCCAGAAATAGATCTCAAGTTGTTTGATTCCACATTCAGTGCTTTTCCTAGTAATTAACTACAGGGAGGAGAGAGGTCTTTGACTAGAGGGCCGATCACATGAATCTGTCTTCCCCCCTGCAGACTCAATACCAAAACAGGCAAACTGGAGATGAGCTattccaagttcaagaccaagaGACTTTCTTTCTTGGGCACCTTTATTTTAAAGGTAACAAGGTAACAAGGAGGTAAGGCCCCAGGCCACCATTCTGAACTCAGGAAATGGGGATCCTAGGTCTACATCAGATCCAAGGGGAGGCTGGTAGTATTAAGTAGATCCCCATTCCTGAAACGTAGGTATTAGCTGAACTTCTCTTCACCTCTGGTCCCTCCAGGTAGCAGAAAGCCTCAGGCTAGTCACAGTGCGCCAGAGTGAGAATGAGGATGGTGCCTTTACTGAGTGTAACAACATGACTCTCATCAACTTGCTACTTAAAATCTTTGGGCCCATACATGAGAGAAACCTCACATTGCTCCTGCTACTGCTGCAGGTGAGATTGAGGGTGGAGTTTATACctctttgtctcctgttctccgtGGTTCTTATTCTAGTCCATTTCTCCTTGCAGATCCTGGGCAGTGCTATCACTTTCTCCATTCGATACCAGCTTGTCCGACTCTTCTATGATGTTTGAGTTCCCTGAAGATTGCCCTTTACTATGGCACGGTCTCCAGGGTCCTAACCTGGGTCAATCTTGTGTCCAAGACTGCCTCCAGGCCCAGGCCTCTCCCACTGTTCACTATACTCCAGATTTTGTTGTTGCGTTTTCCTTCACCAGTTATTATCGACTTTCTGGGCCTTTCTAGCCTTCCAATGATATTAATTGGACTTTGGTTATGGTTTTCTTCATCTTGCCACTTTCCCTTTCCATCTGATCTTTGAGCCTCCTAAGGTGGGATGCAGCAACTATAATGCAGATACTTATAGTTTAACATTCAGAGTCCTGACTCAAGGAATATGCTGGGCTTCCAGATAGAATACCAGTCGGTCTCCAATTCCCTAGCTGACTATTTTGGCTGCTGAGGAAGGGCCACTACACAGACATTGATACTTTAAATTAAGTGTTCTGATTAGTAAGGTGGGGGCAGATGCTCTCACTGGTGACAATAaagagttgattttttttcttgttgttcctTGTAGGTATATTTCCTCTATGAGCAGACTAGGAGAGATTGGGAGAGTTTGGAGGTACCTCTTCCAAGAGAATGCCTATCTCTGACACTTTCTAGCAAGCAGTAAACAGAACTGAGCCCAAACAGAACATGTTGAATAAATATTGAAACACACTTAAGGTGAGATGGAGGTTTTGTGTTCTGGCATAGGATGGAACTTTCAAGaggccttctttctttcttttttacattCCCTTTGCCAGATAAGAGGAGGGAGTGAGGAGTGAACAGACCTGGAAGGGAGGCAGAGATAGTTGTAGAGTTGACTCCTTTCCTTTAAAAATCATAGGCCAGCACGGATTTCCCAGGGGCTATCCAGCACGGATTCAGGTGCTACTCTTTTTAGCTTCCGGTTTTGGTCTCTGGCTATAGGGTTTAAATCTCCCGCGCTTTACATGGATTGGCCACAGCCGGAGGTGGTAGGCCGGCTGTGTGCTATCGCTCTTCCTCGTCTTTTTCCCCGGGCAAAAGGTTTTCAAATTCGACCAATCGCCGGGCGCGCTTTCCCAGCTGAGGCACGTCACGGAAGGGTTAATCGCAACCAACCGGAGGCACGTATTGGAGAAAAGAACCAATCGGAAGGGCGCGGGGGTGTGCCCTAGGGGCTTATAAGGGCGGCCCTGCGGCGCGCGCGGCAGCAGTTGGACTGCGGCGGGCGGCAGTTGAGAGGTCTTCCGAGACGCTGTTCTTCACTGTTCTACCTCGCGCATTATGTCCGGCCGCGGCAAGACTGGCGGCAAGGCCCGCGCTAAGGCCAAGTCGCGCTCTTCGCGCGCGGGTCTCCAGTTCCCTGTGGGCCGAGTACATCGGCTGCTGAGGAAGGGCCATTACGCCGAGCGAGTGGGCGCCGGCGCGCCGGTTTACCTGGCGGCGGTGCTCGAGTACCTCACCGCTGAGATTCTCGAGCTGGCGGGCAACGCGGCCCGCGACAACAAGAAGACGCGTATCATCCCCCGCCACCTGCAGCTGGCCATCCGCAACGACGAGGAGCTCAACAAGCTTCTGGGCGGCGTGACGATCGCTCAAGGGGGCGTTCTGCCCAACATCCAGGCCGTGCTGCTGCCCAAGAAGACCAGCGCCACCGTGGGGCCGAAGGCGCCGGCGGGCGGCAAGAAAGCCACCCAGGCCTCTCAGGAGTACTGAGGGGTGCCCGCGCTGCGGCCGGCTGCCCAGCCCTCCCTATGCTATCACAAAGGCCCTTTTAAGGGCCACCACCGCCCTCACGGAAAGAGCTGAGCCACGTTGGGCCGCTAGGCGTGCGAACCGCGGCGCCCGGCCCCCTCCCCTAGCATCCCCGCCGCctcccaccctcccctcccccgcGCCCGCACGGCCTGCCGCAGCGCTAGAGGGCCTCGGTCCTTGTCCTGGCTACCGGAAGGAGGGGCGGGCTGGCGTCCTTCTCGGGCTTGTTCGGGGCCCCTGGGCTGGGGGCGCAGCACCTGCCCTCCTTGGTGCGGGTGACTCAGCCACCCCCCCATCCTCAGAATGGCTGGTGGGCTGCGGTAAGGCCACAGCACCTTCTGGAAGACTTGCTTTCCGCGTTGACGTAGGGCAGAGGTGGGCAGCCAAGGCCAAGAAGCCGGCAGCCCTCAAGGTGAGTTCCTCAGTTGCTGCAGCTTGGATGTATCATTTCTTCAGCGTGGTGCTTAGCtcttgccaagactttcagacgtTGACTGTTGATTTCCAGGCTTTGAGAGAAATCGATCACTTGTTTTGGTTTGGTGCCCCTTTTATGCCAAGTCCCAGGATTTTCAGTCATCTCCGTCTTCATTCATAGGCCTACGTGGTGTGGCCaggacaaatctttcctcctgagATGACTCCTAGGAAGAAGTTTGCTCCAGTTTGGACATAGAGCTGGTTGTGTGGATAGCAAAAGAGTTGTTTGTGCTGAAAGAGACTGAAAACTGGGCCTGTCGGGCTTATCAACCCCATTTCCCTTCCAGCCACTAAACTCTGCAATCCAAGCACCTAGATACCAGCACATGTCAGTTAATCTGTGGACTGAGCCTCTCTTGGCTTCTGAACTGGAATTTTGCAGCTAACCCATCCACGACTAGAACCTTAAGTATTGGGGAGTTTCAGATGGTCTAATTTTGTTTATTAaaggattctttttttaaaaaaatgaagtgtCTGTTTTCATTTTACAAGAGttgtagggttaataacatgtatgCTTCCTTTCCTAAAGTAGTGGGGTGGAAGAGACTAATGTTAAATATGCTGTACTGTTAACTGGAAAAGGGACAAACTaggatttggggttttttttggcaGTGCCAGAGGCCTCTGTGctgtgcaagtgctctaccattgaactacactcTAGATTCTAAGCCACAGTTTAAAGCAATTCTCTTGCTTTTTTGGTTCTCCCTGTGAGACAATGGACTTGTTTGAAATTACTGTCAAGGTATAAACATTGAAGAGCTGGGAGCCTTGCCATAATTAATTCCAGCAgtgccagcagctccagaggctgagactgtggaggatcccaagttcaaagctagcctcagcaaaaggaaggtactaagcaactcagtgagacccggtcttaataaaattaaaatagggttggggatgtagctcaacccatcccccacaaaaaaaaatgttccaggaGAACATTGAGCAAAGGTCTTAGACTCAAGTAAGGTTTAAGAgttttgccaggcatggtgactaatgcccataatcccaacaactggggggggggggggggggctgacacaggaggatcacaagtttgagaccatcctcagcaatttaatttagcaaggcactaagtttagtgagaccctgtctcaaaaagggctagggatgtagctcagtggtaaagtgcctctgggttccattcctagttaaaaaaaaaggggggggggttggTGGTGGAGGGGCTTTATCTCTTTTCCCCAGCCCCACCAAAACAACCATTTTTCAGAGCTGGTTTATTAGTAGAGTTGGTTACATTCAAAGACTGGCTTGGATGTCTAAAAAGAGATGATGCCCCACTTAACAGAGGGCAAGGCAGTCATCAATGCCCCAAGGTGAGGCAAGTCCTTGGAAGTCTCAGACCCTGCAGTTCAGTCTGGGGTAATCACTCCCCATTGATCACAGGGGTCCTGATCATAGGCACTGGAAAGTGGCAATTCAAGCACTTGAACCCCACAGGCCATTTAGTGGACATCATTAAGCTGCCTTGCAACATCCAGGATGTTCTTGGCTCCTTTGTTCAGCAACAAGCTGGCCAGGCTGATGCCCAAGTTCTCAGCAGCCAGCTGGGCTCCTCTTGGAATGTTCCGGGCAGTGATGCCTACCAGTTGTGGATCATCCTCTGGGCCATCGTCATACTGGATGAAGGAAGGAGGTGAGATTTGGTGAGAATGACAAGATTACATGCACTATTATTTATTACTCCCTCCTCACCCTCCATCCTTGGTACCTGGGTGGGGACATGGATGGTAGCCTGCATTGTCTCTTGCATGCTATCTGAGCCATCTAGACTCCAGACTCCTCCAGTCAAGTAAAGCTGGGAAAGAAAATGGTTGCTTCAGCATATTCTGAGAGGGGACTGCTTAGAAACCTACGATGCATAGGGAGAAATGCCGTagtccttccctgtcttcccaccCATTTTCCCCTACTTACTTGCCCATCTTTTATCACTGTATGCACTGCTACTGGCACACTGCAGCCTCCTTCCTGCAATGAAAAGTTCCTATGCTTTGACCACAGCCCTCAGAGATATAGAGGACATAACTGA
Encoded proteins:
- the H2ax gene encoding histone H2AX, translating into MSGRGKTGGKARAKAKSRSSRAGLQFPVGRVHRLLRKGHYAERVGAGAPVYLAAVLEYLTAEILELAGNAARDNKKTRIIPRHLQLAIRNDEELNKLLGGVTIAQGGVLPNIQAVLLPKKTSATVGPKAPAGGKKATQASQEY